CACCACGAGAGCCACAGGTCCTGGGGCTTAAAGTGCAGCTCCTCCAGCATCTGCCAGGACTTGGGCAGCACGCGGTGGAGGTTGGGGAAGATGTCGCGATGGTCAGCCACTGACATGAGCTTCTCCCTCAGCCTCTGGATGTTCCTCTGGCTCTCCGTGCAGCTGACACACAGGACAGGGGACAGGAGCTGCAGCCTGTGGTTCAGCATGTACTGCAGCTGGGCTTTCTTCCGCCTCAGGTTCTTGTCGGTGACGCCGTAGAAGAGGATGTGAGGGCTGGAGGTGCGGATGTTGTAGCCCTGTTCCAGGGCCTGGTCCACCTGGTGGGCGAGGGTCCGCAGGCAATGGCTGTCCCACTTCTCCTGCAGGGCAATCTGTCTGTGAATATCCAggctcttctcctccacctccatgtCTCCACACAGGTCTGTATGTGTGCCCACCATGCAGACCACAGCGTGGGGCACTTTGGCactgaggaggtggaggaagtaCCCCACGTGGGCGTAAAAGCTCTTGGGTGAGTACGTTTTCAGATTCACAACAAGGATATACAGAGCACCGGGTGAGAGAAAAAACGGTTTGATGAGGTCATAATTTGGCTTCCCTGACAGGTCATACACTAAAAATGTAAGACTGCGATCGGCGTCCGCTACCCAGTTAGTCACATCAATCCCTTTGTTCCCCTGAGCAGAGTTGGCATCCTGCTGCTCACTCACCACACTCTGTCTGAGCCGTGTTTTCCCAGCATTTTTCATTCCCATCAGGACCAGTTTTAATCTGGGCTTCACAGCGAGCTGGGAATGTGCGAGTTCCTTTTGATAGGCAGCGATGTAGGGGATTCCTTTCATACAGACCTCATAGGGAGGCTGGATGAGGGGGTTATCCTTCACCTTCCAAATGTTTACCTTGGAGAGTTTTCCAAAGTTATCTGGAAGTATGGCTATTTGATTACCCTGTAAAACAAGCTCTTCCAATCTCTCTAGCTCCACAATAGAGTCAGGCAGATAAGTAATCTTATTATTGTCCAACCAGAGGTTTGCCAGCCTATGCAACTGKCCTATCTCATCTGGGACAAAAGACAGTTGATTTCTGCTCAGGTAAAGCTCATCTAGTCCTGTGATGTTCAGGATAACCTGGGGAAACTCCTCAAACTCATTAGATGAAAGATTGACCATTTTAAGTCTCTGCAGGTTGCCAAAGGAACGAGGCAGAGCTGAGAGGTTGTTACTGTCCAGCATCAGGCTCTCCAGGTTGTGCAGCTGACAGAAGGTGTCAGGTAATGAGGAGATGTGAATGCTGCTGAGCCACAGGATCTTGATGAACTGCAGCTTCATGATGTCCCCTGGTAGACACGCAAACGTATTCCCAGAGCAGTCGAGCTCCTCCAGGTCACTGAAGGCAAGAATCTCCGGGGGACACTGGTCCAGGTTGTTGTGGTCGGCATCCAGAGTACGGAGCCTCTTGAGCTGTGAGAAGGACCTGGGGAAATCACGTATGTCATTGAAGCTTATGTCCAGCTCCTCCAAGCACTGCAGTGCCCCAATCTGTGACGGCAGGTACTGGATMTTGTTGTGACTGATGCAGAGCTTTTTCAGCCCCTTCAGCAGGCCTATATCCTCAGAGAAGTGGCTCAAGCAGTTGTGGCTCATGTCCAGCTCCACAAGTTGACCTAGTTCAAACACCACAAAAGGAACTGTGACAAATTTGTTCCTGCGGAGGATAAGGATACGCAGGTTTGTGAGGGTAGCCCCCAATCCTTCTGGTAGCTCGTGCAGCGAGTTATTGCCCAGATTGAGCACCTCTATCTCGCTTATATTTTCAGGTAGAATTATCCTCTCCCTGTCTTTGGAGCAGATAGTGAGCTGACGCAGGTTGCTTCGCAGCTTCCTAGAGCGGACAGCAGCATCTCTCCACAGCGTAGCCGTTTTGAGATTGTTCTCCTTGTCCTCCATGGCTTTGCAGACCGACCCCTCCTTGTTATCCTGGTCGCATGGTGGTCTAGGTGCTTGTTTCATCGTTTATTGTTCTTATCATCAACAATACAAACAACGGGGAAAACGWCAACTCCATTTCGAGTAGGAGCAAGAAAACATGCTTTTCAATCMTATCAAGACGATTGGACCTGGGCAGCAGCGCTTCACGCATCTTTTATCTACGGCCGCGAACCACACAATGAAAAGGGAAACCTACCGCAATTTCAAGTCTATTTTAAAACCCATGCGTTTCGGCTGGCCACTCCATAGCATTATCTGGTATCGTAGCATCCAATCGCGTCCCTTATTCAAACAAACAATTCATGAAATCAAACAACGGGAACGGTCACTCCTTTTGTCTCGCTAGTTGCTACTCTCTCTGCCCGTGTTCTCTCGTGACTGCAGTCCTTCCTGCTCAGGGACGTGTGGAAAGAGCACCAACGCCTAGAACACACTGCGTCAGCTTTTGAGCACACCTTCTTCGTTAAGTTATTTATTCTATTGACCATGATGAGGAAAAGCTATTATTATTGCT
This portion of the Salvelinus sp. IW2-2015 linkage group LG4q.1:29, ASM291031v2, whole genome shotgun sequence genome encodes:
- the LOC111961408 gene encoding malignant fibrous histiocytoma-amplified sequence 1 homolog; the protein is MKQAPRPPCDQDNKEGSVCKAMEDKENNLKTATLWRDAAVRSRKLRSNLRQLTICSKDRERIILPENISEIEVLNLGNNSLHELPEGLGATLTNLRILILRRNKFVTVPFVVFELGQLVELDMSHNCLSHFSEDIGLLKGLKKLCISHNXIQYLPSQIGALQCLEELDISFNDIRDFPRSFSQLKRLRTLDADHNNLDQCPPEILAFSDLEELDCSGNTFACLPGDIMKLQFIKILWLSSIHISSLPDTFCQLHNLESLMLDSNNLSALPRSFGNLQRLKMVNLSSNEFEEFPQVILNITGLDELYLSRNQLSFVPDEIGQLHRLANLWLDNNKITYLPDSIVELERLEELVLQGNQIAILPDNFGKLSKVNIWKVKDNPLIQPPYEVCMKGIPYIAAYQKELAHSQLAVKPRLKLVLMGMKNAGKTRLRQSVVSEQQDANSAQGNKGIDVTNWVADADRSLTFLVYDLSGKPNYDLIKPFFLSPGALYILVVNLKTYSPKSFYAHVGYFLHLLSAKVPHAVVCMVGTHTDLCGDMEVEEKSLDIHRQIALQEKWDSHCLRTLAHQVDQALEQGYNIRTSSPHILFYGVTDKNLRRKKAQLQYMLNHRLQLLSPVLCVSCTESQRNIQRLREKLMSVADHRDIFPNLHRVLPKSWQMLEELHFKPQDLWLSWWDSARLGLQAGLTEDRLQSALSYLHESGKLLYFEDSLTLKEYVFHNLPRFIAILNVFFQSDESTLLERLLSDGERGDKRRASVVMEGEKEEDLRATHLQHHVEGFLSHGLLPSNVIRLLLRPLIQTQQDLHLIMELLEKMGVCYCINKPRSKPLNGATVWYKFPSYVSNEEPHAEAWVNGSSVAASPFFSVEQLKIEYSFPFLFPPGLFARYSVQINSHVVQRSDGRHQIFAYRGKVPVVVSYRPAQGRQQSETLSIASHASLPNIWTAWQAITPLVEELNVLLQEWPGLYYTVHVLCSKCLKRGSPNPHTFPGELLSQPRPEGLTEIICPKNGLERVDVALVYPPTPTVVSPCLK